One genomic region from Paramormyrops kingsleyae isolate MSU_618 chromosome 24, PKINGS_0.4, whole genome shotgun sequence encodes:
- the LOC111850600 gene encoding uncharacterized protein isoform X2, translating into MSESSICQARATVMIYDDANKKWVPAGTGAQSFSRVQVYHNPSNNTFRIVGRKIQADQQVVINCPITKGLKYNQATPNFHQWRDARQVWGLNFGSKEDATLFANGISHALEVISALGDAGFPSAPRPVQNGPSQEELEQQRRQEQERARLERERQAAAAAPPAAAPPGGPPPPPGPPPPPGPPPPSAPPAPPSGGPPPPPGPPPPSGPPAPPLPSSGGGVGGGGGGSGGGSEEGGLAAALAGAKLRKVAKADDGGAAPTAAKGDRSSTPAPSGGGGGGGGGLMGEMSAILARRRKAADKPPAAKKEEPSSDDVESPEAKPLTPAETARRPWEKASTMPRVKQTSGSNETGVSPESEMERIKQELLEEVRKELQKVKEEIIGALIQELQKRGSL; encoded by the exons CAAGAAGTGGGTTCCGGCAGGGACGGGCGCTCAGTCCTTCAGCCGGGTCCAGGTGTACCACAACCCCAGCAACAACACCTTCCGCATCGTGGGCCGGAAGATACAGGCGGACCAGCAG GTGGTGATCAACTGCCCAATCACGAAGGGCCTGAAGTACAACCAGGCCACACCCAACTTCCACCAGTGGAGGGACGCCAGGCAGGTGTGGGGTCTGAACTTTGGCAGCAAGGAAGACGCCACCCTCTTCGCCAATGGCATCTCACATGCCCTGGAAGTGATCAGCGCGCTGGGTGATGCAG GCTTTCCCAGTGCCCCCCGACCTGTGCAGAATGGACCCTCCCAAGAAGAACTGGAGCAGCAGAGGAG gcaggagcaggagagggCGCGTctggagagggagagacaggccgCTGCAGCCGCGCCCCCAGCTGCCGCACCCCCAGGGggccctccacccccaccaggACCACCTCCTCCACCAGGGCCCCCTCCCCCATCGGCTCCACCTGCCCCACCCTCAGGTGGccctccacctcctccaggACCCCCTCCTCCCTCTGGGCCACCAGCCCCGCCACTGCCGTCATCCGGGGGTGGCgtagggggagggggcgggggcagcGGCGGGGGCAGCGAAGAGGGGGGGCTGGCAGCAGCTCTTGCGGGGGCTAAGCTGCGCAAAGTGGCCAAG GCGGATGATGGTGGTGCTGCACCCACAGCAGCCAAGGGAGACCGCAGTAGCACCCCTGCACCATCAGGGGGCGGCGGTGGCGGCGGAGGAGGCCTGATGGGCGAGATGAGCGCCATCCTCGCTCGAAG GAGAAAGGCCGCAGATAAGCCACCGGCAGCGAAGAAGGAGGAGCCGAGTAGC GACGACGTGGAATCTCCGGAGGCGAAGCCCCTCACCCCAGCCG AAACCGCCAGAAGACCCTGGGAAAAAGCTTCTACAATGCCAAG GGTGAAGCAGACGTCCGGCAGCAACGAAACGGGAGTCAGCCCGGAATCCGAGATGGAGAGGATAAAGCAG gaGCTCCTGGAGGAAGTCCGCAAAGAATTGCAGAAGGTCAAAGAGGAAATCATCGGAG
- the LOC111850600 gene encoding uncharacterized protein isoform X1, translating into MSESSICQARATVMIYDDANKKWVPAGTGAQSFSRVQVYHNPSNNTFRIVGRKIQADQQVVINCPITKGLKYNQATPNFHQWRDARQVWGLNFGSKEDATLFANGISHALEVISALGDAGFPSAPRPVQNGPSQEELEQQRRQEQERARLERERQAAAAAPPAAAPPGGPPPPPGPPPPPGPPPPSAPPAPPSGGPPPPPGPPPPSGPPAPPLPSSGGGVGGGGGGSGGGSEEGGLAAALAGAKLRKVAKADDGGAAPTAAKGDRSSTPAPSGGGGGGGGGLMGEMSAILARRRKAADKPPAAKKEEPSSDDVESPEAKPLTPAETARRPWEKASTMPRTNSAPKDIDASPSTAAPPFSSGSRVKQTSGSNETGVSPESEMERIKQELLEEVRKELQKVKEEIIGALIQELQKRGSL; encoded by the exons CAAGAAGTGGGTTCCGGCAGGGACGGGCGCTCAGTCCTTCAGCCGGGTCCAGGTGTACCACAACCCCAGCAACAACACCTTCCGCATCGTGGGCCGGAAGATACAGGCGGACCAGCAG GTGGTGATCAACTGCCCAATCACGAAGGGCCTGAAGTACAACCAGGCCACACCCAACTTCCACCAGTGGAGGGACGCCAGGCAGGTGTGGGGTCTGAACTTTGGCAGCAAGGAAGACGCCACCCTCTTCGCCAATGGCATCTCACATGCCCTGGAAGTGATCAGCGCGCTGGGTGATGCAG GCTTTCCCAGTGCCCCCCGACCTGTGCAGAATGGACCCTCCCAAGAAGAACTGGAGCAGCAGAGGAG gcaggagcaggagagggCGCGTctggagagggagagacaggccgCTGCAGCCGCGCCCCCAGCTGCCGCACCCCCAGGGggccctccacccccaccaggACCACCTCCTCCACCAGGGCCCCCTCCCCCATCGGCTCCACCTGCCCCACCCTCAGGTGGccctccacctcctccaggACCCCCTCCTCCCTCTGGGCCACCAGCCCCGCCACTGCCGTCATCCGGGGGTGGCgtagggggagggggcgggggcagcGGCGGGGGCAGCGAAGAGGGGGGGCTGGCAGCAGCTCTTGCGGGGGCTAAGCTGCGCAAAGTGGCCAAG GCGGATGATGGTGGTGCTGCACCCACAGCAGCCAAGGGAGACCGCAGTAGCACCCCTGCACCATCAGGGGGCGGCGGTGGCGGCGGAGGAGGCCTGATGGGCGAGATGAGCGCCATCCTCGCTCGAAG GAGAAAGGCCGCAGATAAGCCACCGGCAGCGAAGAAGGAGGAGCCGAGTAGC GACGACGTGGAATCTCCGGAGGCGAAGCCCCTCACCCCAGCCG AAACCGCCAGAAGACCCTGGGAAAAAGCTTCTACAATGCCAAG GACTAACTCCGCCCCCAAGGACATTGACGCCTCTCCCAGCACAGCTGCCCCTCCTTTCTCCTCAGGGTCCAG GGTGAAGCAGACGTCCGGCAGCAACGAAACGGGAGTCAGCCCGGAATCCGAGATGGAGAGGATAAAGCAG gaGCTCCTGGAGGAAGTCCGCAAAGAATTGCAGAAGGTCAAAGAGGAAATCATCGGAG